DNA from Pseudomonas putida:
GCTGATCCTGACCGGCATCGGTAGCATCATCGTGACGGTGGGGGCTTTGTGGTACTACGGTTACCTGCATTTCGCCAAACCCGAGGATGCCCTGTTGCTGCAGGACTTCACCATGCTCAAGACCATCCCCGGCGAAGACTACAAGGTGTCGCTGGACCCGGCGGCGCAGGTGGCCCAGTGTGTGGACGGCGTGCTGGTGCTGTTCGACACCCAGCAAAAAGGCCTGACCGGCGTGCTGGTGGACAACCGCAAGCGCGCCGTGCGTTGCATGGGCGAGGAAACCCCACAGCAGGTGCAGTGATGTTGCCTGTATCGGCCCCGTAGCGGGCGTGCCCGCGAGAGGTCGGAACAGGCAAAAGAAAGCCCCGCGTCGATCGCGGGGCTTGTCATTTCAGCTGGCCAGTCTTACTGCTGGGCCTGACTCACCGTACGCGGTGCCACCGGCTGGTTGTCGTTGGAGATGGTCACCTCCACCCGACGGTTTTGCGCCCGCCCCGAGTTGCTGCCGTTGTCCGCTACCGGGTACTCCTTGCCATAACCCTGGGACACGATGCGTGCAGGGTCCACGCCGGCGCGCACCAGTGCCATGCGCACGGAGCCTGCGCGGCGTTCGGACAGGCTCTGGTTGTAGTTGGCCGAGCCGACACTGTCGGTGTAGCCCTCGACAATCACCTTGCGCTCCGGGTTTTCCTGGAGGAACTGGGCCAGCTTGGTGATGTTCGGGTAGGCGTTGCTCTTGAGTTCGGCTTTGTTGAAGTCGAACAGCACGTCGCCGAAGGTCACCAGCGTACCGCGGTCGGTCTGCTTGGCATTGAGGCTGTCCTGCAGCTTGGCGATCTGCGCGTCGCGGGCATCCAGCTTGGCCTGGGCACGCTGGGCCGAGGCATTTTTCAGCTCGCCTTCGGCGGTGCGCAGGGCAATGGTCTGTTTCGCCACTTCAATACGTTGGTTGGTCAGGTAGGCGAGCTGGTCGACCTGCTTCTGGTCTTCACGGTCCATGTAGGCCTTGTCGGCCTTGTTCAGCCAGTCCTGGGCGTCCTTGGTCTCCAGGGCCGCGACCTTGCTCGATTGCGGGTCGCTCTGCAGCGAGGAGAAATTGGTGCGGGCCGCTTCCAGGTTGGCATTCGGGTCGTGCGAGCAGGCAGCGAGACCGACGCTCAGGGCCAGCAGGGCGGGAATCATGACGTGTTTGCGCATAGTGTTCATCCTTTGATCGTGTGCGAAGGCTAAGGTTGGCGGGGCAGGGCTCACTGAGCGCTGCGCAGGCCTTCCTCACGTACGTCCTGAATGCCCTGGCGGGCATCCTGCACGGCCTTCTGGGCCTTGGCCGCCTGGGCCTTGCGTTCGGCGAGGCGTGCGTCCCACTCGGCCTGTTGGGCCAGGCGCTTGGCCTCGTCGTACTTCTTGTCATGCATGGCGATCTCGGCCTGCTTGAACTTGTCCTGGGCCGCTTTCATTTCCACGGCGGCAAACTCGGTACCGCCAGCACTGACGGCGGAGTTCACAGCAGACTGGGTAACGGCATACTGCTCGGTGGGTGGGTTGCCCGCACAGCCGGCCAGGACCAGGCTACTGCCGAGGGCCAGCGCGGCCAGCTTGAACCCGCGCACATGAGTGGATGACAGTTTGCGGGTGCGGGTCTTCATGATGGTCAGCTCCATTGGATCACTCCTGATAACGACGATGTCCGTAGCAGTCCATCGCTCAATCCCTGACAAAACCG
Protein-coding regions in this window:
- a CDS encoding OmpA family protein, which encodes MRKHVMIPALLALSVGLAACSHDPNANLEAARTNFSSLQSDPQSSKVAALETKDAQDWLNKADKAYMDREDQKQVDQLAYLTNQRIEVAKQTIALRTAEGELKNASAQRAQAKLDARDAQIAKLQDSLNAKQTDRGTLVTFGDVLFDFNKAELKSNAYPNITKLAQFLQENPERKVIVEGYTDSVGSANYNQSLSERRAGSVRMALVRAGVDPARIVSQGYGKEYPVADNGSNSGRAQNRRVEVTISNDNQPVAPRTVSQAQQ
- a CDS encoding DUF4398 domain-containing protein translates to MELTIMKTRTRKLSSTHVRGFKLAALALGSSLVLAGCAGNPPTEQYAVTQSAVNSAVSAGGTEFAAVEMKAAQDKFKQAEIAMHDKKYDEAKRLAQQAEWDARLAERKAQAAKAQKAVQDARQGIQDVREEGLRSAQ